The genomic stretch TCATTCTCGACCACTTCATTCGCCGCCTGGTCCTGCTGGTCGACACCCTCCCCAAGGCGCAACTGGCTACCAACCGACTGCCCTCCCGTCCGGTGGCAGGCTCTTTCCAGGTTGACGGCGAAGAGGATCAGGCTTTCATCCATCCGGAAAACGACGAGCGGTATGCCCCTTTTGTGCGTTTTGTGGAGGGATTGGACGCTGAAAAAGCCGTCGACCTCTACGTGCGCCTCTCCCCTTTGTTTCAGCAGGCTTACCGCGACATGGGCTACCCTGAAGGTTCCTTCAATGACCGCCTCATGGAAGTGATCGACCATCTGCTGCAAACGCCGACGGTGGAAGAGCCCATCCGGGTGAAACGCCACGTCGTGCGCTATCGTTTTGTTGACCCTGAACTTGAGTCCCTGTCGGCGGGCAGAAAGATTCTTCTGCGCATCGGCCCGCAAAATGCCCTGAAAGTAAAGAGCAAGTTGAGCGAGATCCAGGGGCACCTGCTCCGACTGCCGCCAAACTGAGTTTTAAGCTGAAAAGGCGATCAGAAATGATCGCCTTTTCAGTGCCGCTGGATTCGGGTTGACAGAGGGAGCCCCTCCATTCAATTCAGGCCACAGCACTTTTTGTATTTTTTGCCGCTGTGGCAGGGGCAGGGATCGTTTCGACCCGGCCTTCCGCCGGAAGTCACCACAAAGGAGGGCGCTTCGCCGGCAGCCCCTTCGCGTTGCCCCATCTGCAGAAAATCGGCGTAGTCCTGCAGGGATTCCACGGCCAGGGCCAGCTGTTCCAGCAATTGGGTCCAGACTTCCCTGATTTCTATTTCGTCTTCACCGACCCCTTCGAACAGCTCGGGTAGTTTTTCCGGGTGAGCCACCCCGAGAACGATCAGAAGACAATTCATGACCGCTTCCCGATCGTCATCCATTTCCGTCTTTTCCAAGGCTTCTTCCGGCATCCACAGATAGGCACGCCGCGCCAGGGCCTTGTCGAGTCCGGCCGCCCACTTTTTAACGGCTGAAAAGTCATTCGCCTTCTGACTCGCCAAATCAAAGGGAAAATCAAGTTTCGTTTCTTTGCGAAGGGCCTGGAGGCGATGAATCGTTTCCGTCAGGGAAGCAAAAAGCCGATCCGATTCGGCCGAGTCCGGAAAGGCCGCCAGGGATTCCCCGAAAATATCGGCAAACCACTCACCCGGCTCCGTGCGATCCGGCGTAATCGCCAGGCCAAAGAGGTAGCCCTCCAATTGGTCGAGGCCCATGGCCTCCTGTGGATTCACGGCATGGGCCAGCAGGGTTTTAAGTGACTCTTTTTCACTTTCAGTTAGCATGAATAACCTATCGAATATGGATTGAATTGGGAGATATCAGCGATTTTTGCCAGACATCCTTTCGCGCATATGCATTTCCGCCATCAGGCCGAAGTCCGGCGCGAATACCAGCCGCCCCAGCCGCAAAAGCCCCCAGAGAAAAAAAAGCGGCAACAGGATGGTATTAAGTACGAAAATAACGACAAGTTGGATCAATTGGTCAAAGATGCCCGTGGTAATCCGCTTGATAGCCTCAAGGCGTTGGCGAAAATCCAGGACGCTCAGACTCTGTTCGGCGGCCTGGTTCAAGGCCTGGCGGGTTTTTTCAAGCCAGCCGGCAGATTTT from Desulfuromonas sp. KJ2020 encodes the following:
- a CDS encoding DUF3014 domain-containing protein — encoded protein: MKKSTMLATSLALVLGLIFLLSLWRDLFTPSPPEPVRQAVVHPTPPPADEAPPVLHPAPELPAKKVEPIQPLPALDDSDAAMATELRGLAPESSPEDLFILDHFIRRLVLLVDTLPKAQLATNRLPSRPVAGSFQVDGEEDQAFIHPENDERYAPFVRFVEGLDAEKAVDLYVRLSPLFQQAYRDMGYPEGSFNDRLMEVIDHLLQTPTVEEPIRVKRHVVRYRFVDPELESLSAGRKILLRIGPQNALKVKSKLSEIQGHLLRLPPN
- a CDS encoding UPF0149 family protein, whose product is MLTESEKESLKTLLAHAVNPQEAMGLDQLEGYLFGLAITPDRTEPGEWFADIFGESLAAFPDSAESDRLFASLTETIHRLQALRKETKLDFPFDLASQKANDFSAVKKWAAGLDKALARRAYLWMPEEALEKTEMDDDREAVMNCLLIVLGVAHPEKLPELFEGVGEDEIEIREVWTQLLEQLALAVESLQDYADFLQMGQREGAAGEAPSFVVTSGGRPGRNDPCPCHSGKKYKKCCGLN